One part of the Arthrobacter tumbae genome encodes these proteins:
- the gabT gene encoding 4-aminobutyrate--2-oxoglutarate transaminase: MTTQALQPHFRLEQKRRIIGDFPGPKSTALNARRSAVVAKGVASGVPVYVADADGGILHDVDGNSFIDFGSGIAVTSVGASDPAVVGAVKEQVEHFTHTCFMVTPYEGYIAVAEKLAELTPGDFEKRTVLFNSGAEAVENAVKIARMATGRPAVAAFDHAYHGRTNLTMALTAKSLPYKAGPDGTFGPFASEVYRLPMSYPFREENPSITGEEAAQRAISVMEKQIGAESLAAIIIEPVQGEGGFIVPADGFMPTLAAWAKEKGVVFIADEVQSGFCRTGEWFAVNHEGVVPDLITMAKGIAGGMPLSAVTGRADLLDAVHPGGLGGTYGGNPVACAAALAAIDTMTDLDLSARARRIEEIVVPRLRALQEESGILGEVRGRGAMLAVEFVMPGTREPNPVATKAIAAACLEEGVIILTCGTYGNIIRLLPPLVIGEELLNDGLDVLEKAIRAAK; encoded by the coding sequence ATGACCACCCAGGCACTCCAGCCGCACTTCCGGCTCGAGCAGAAGCGCCGCATCATCGGCGATTTCCCCGGCCCCAAATCCACCGCCCTCAACGCACGCCGCTCCGCCGTCGTCGCCAAGGGTGTTGCCTCCGGCGTTCCCGTGTATGTTGCGGACGCTGATGGCGGGATCCTGCACGACGTCGACGGTAACTCGTTCATCGACTTCGGCTCCGGCATCGCGGTGACGAGCGTCGGGGCGTCCGATCCCGCCGTCGTCGGTGCAGTGAAGGAGCAGGTGGAGCACTTCACGCACACCTGCTTCATGGTGACCCCCTACGAGGGCTACATCGCCGTTGCGGAGAAGCTCGCCGAGTTGACCCCGGGCGATTTCGAGAAGCGGACGGTGCTATTCAACTCCGGCGCTGAGGCGGTGGAGAACGCCGTCAAGATTGCACGGATGGCCACCGGCCGCCCCGCGGTAGCCGCGTTTGACCACGCCTACCACGGCCGCACCAACCTGACCATGGCGCTGACCGCCAAGTCGCTTCCCTACAAGGCCGGCCCCGACGGTACCTTCGGTCCGTTCGCCTCCGAGGTCTACCGCCTGCCCATGAGCTACCCGTTCAGGGAGGAAAACCCGTCGATCACGGGCGAGGAAGCCGCACAGCGGGCCATCTCCGTGATGGAGAAGCAGATCGGCGCGGAGTCACTCGCCGCGATCATCATCGAGCCGGTGCAGGGCGAGGGCGGCTTCATTGTCCCCGCTGACGGCTTCATGCCCACCCTCGCCGCGTGGGCGAAGGAGAAGGGCGTCGTCTTCATTGCGGACGAGGTGCAGTCCGGATTCTGCCGCACCGGCGAATGGTTCGCGGTGAATCATGAGGGAGTGGTTCCTGATCTGATCACCATGGCCAAGGGCATTGCCGGGGGTATGCCTCTTTCGGCTGTCACCGGCCGTGCGGACCTGCTCGACGCCGTTCACCCCGGTGGTCTGGGCGGCACCTACGGCGGCAACCCCGTTGCCTGTGCTGCGGCGCTCGCTGCGATCGACACCATGACGGACCTGGACCTGTCCGCGCGTGCGCGGCGGATCGAGGAGATTGTGGTGCCGCGTCTGCGCGCCCTGCAGGAGGAGAGCGGCATCCTCGGCGAGGTCCGCGGCCGTGGCGCCATGCTCGCCGTCGAATTCGTCATGCCGGGTACCAGGGAGCCCAATCCAGTGGCGACCAAGGCGATTGCGGCCGCATGTCTGGAGGAAGGCGTCATCATTCTCACCTGCGGAACTTACGGCAACATCATTCGGCTGCTGCCCCCGCTGGTCATCGGGGAGGAGCTCCTGAACGACGGCCTCGACGTTCTGGAGAAAGCAATCCGCGCGGCGAAGTAG